The nucleotide window GGCCACCCGGCGATCATCGTCATCAGTCACGGGCTGTGGCAGCGGCGCTTCGGCGGTGACCCGGAGATTGTCGGGCGCAACATCCTGCTCGACGGCCGCAGCTACGCCGTCGTCGGTATCGCGCCCGCGGGGTTTCAGTATCCCAACAAGACGGACGCCTGGGTGCCGCCATTCAAGCTCGTGCCGACGCTCAGCGAGGCGATGGATGTCAACCGCGCGCGCGGCTTCGGCTTCCTCAGCACGGTGGGGCTGCTCAAGTCCGGCGTCTCGCTCCAACAGGCGAGGACCGAGATGGAGAGCATCATCGCGCGGCTGCGCGAGCAGTACCCCGAATCCAACAACAATCGCTTTGACCGCGTCGACACGCTGCACACGAACCTGGTCGGCGACACCAGCACCGTCTTATGGCTGCTGCTCGGCGCAGTCGGCTTCGTCCTGTTGATCGCCTGCGCGAATGTGGCGAACCTGATGCTGGTGCGGGCGACGGCGCGGCAGAAGGAGATCGCCATCCGCACGGCGATGGGCGCGAGCCGCGGGCGCATCCTCAGGCAACTGCTCACGGAGAGCCTGATCCTGGCGCTCGCAGGCGGCGGGCTCGGCCTGCTGCTGGCGTTGTGGGGCGTTGACCTGCTAACGCGGCTGCTGCCGAAAGACTTCCCGCGCCTCGCCGACATCAACCTCGACTTCGCGGTGCTCGGCTTCACACTGCTGGTGTCTATGATCACCGGCATCGTCTTCGGCTTCGCGCCGGCGTGGCAGGTCTCGCGGGTCAACTTGCAGGAATCGCTCAAGGACAGCGCCCGCGGCTCGACCGGCGGACGCAATCGCCTGCGCGGTCTCTTCGTCATCGCTGAAGTCACCCTATCACTCGTGCTGCTGGTCGGCGCGGGGCTGCTCTTCCGCAGCTTCATGCGCTTGCAGGCGGTTGACACCGGATTCAACGCGCAACAGGTGTTGACCCTGCGACTCAGCCCGTCGGGGACGAACTTTAGGCAAGACCCGCAGTTTGTCGCTTACTTCCAGCAGGTTGAAGAGCGGCTGCGGGCGGTGCCTGGCGTTCAAGAGGTGGGCTTGATCAACACGCTGCCGCTCGAAAAAGGGCCGACCTCGGCTTTTCGCATCGAAGGCCGAGCACCGCTGCCCATCGATCAGTGGCCGAGTGTCAATTATCGCTCAGTCAATCCCGCCTACTTCAGCGCCCTAAACATTCCCATCCTGCAAGGCCGCGGCTTTGACAGCCGCGACAATATGTCTGTGCCGCTGGTGGTGATGATCAACCAGGCTGCCGCCGACAAGGACTTCGCCGGCGAGAACCCGGTTGGCAAGCGCCTCAACATGGGCGGCACCGACAGCCGCAATCAGCCGATCTGGATGGAGATCGTCGGCGTCGCCGCCAACGTTCGCAGCCTGGAGTTGCAGGAAGCGCCGGTGCCCGAGATTTACACCTGCGCCTTGCAGGACCCTTTCGCAACCATGTCGATGGTCATCCGCACGACCATCGAGCCGGCGACCATCGCCGCGTCTGTGCGCGAGGCGGCGCAGGAAGTTGACAAGGCGCAGCCGGTGTCGGACCTGCGGACGATGGACAACATCGTCGGCGAGGCGGTGACGCAGCCGCGCTTCAACCTCATCCTGCTAGGGGTCTTCGGGTTCATCGCGCTGGTCTTGTCGGCGTCGGGCATCTATGGCGTGATGAGCTACACGGTGACGCAGCGAACGCATGAGATCGGCATCCGCATGGCATTGGGGGCGCGCTCGGGCGATGTGCTGCGCATGGTGATGGGGCAAGGGCTGCGGTTGACTGCCGCAGGCATCGGCGGCGGCTTGCTGGCGTCAGTGCTGCTGACTCGTTACCTGTCGAGCCTGTTGTTCGGCGTCAGCGCCACCGATACGGTGACCTTTGCCGCGGTCGCTCTGTTTCTGGCAGGAGTGGCTCTGGTGGCCAGTTTCGTGCCCGCCCGCCGCGCCGCCCGGACCGACCCGATGGTGGCATTGCGGTATGAGTAGGCAGGAGGCAGGAAGCAGGAGGCAGTAGACGGCAAGTCCTGGGTTGATGATTACCTGGGCCTTCCTGCCTATTGCGGATCATTGCCTATAGTCCTGACTGCCTCCTGCCTCCTGCCTCCTGCTTCCTGATTATTCGGAGGTGAATCATGCAAGCGATCATTCAAGACCTGCGTTACGGGCTGCGGCTGTTGCTCAAACGGCCTGGCTTCACGGTTGTAGCCATCATCACGCTGGCCTTAGGGATTGGCGCGAACACGGCGATCTTCTCGGTGGTCAATGGCGTATTGCTGAAGCCGCTCCCGTACCCGCACCCGGAACGATTGGTGCGGGTTTTCGAGAGCAGCCGCAGCCAGCCGAAATTTCCTCTGTCGCCCGGCAACTTCCTGGATTATCGCGACCAGAACACGACGCTCGAAAACCTCGCCCTCTACACGCGCAGCGACCTGGAACTCGCGCTCGGCGACCGGCCCGAACAGTTGTCGGCCATGCGTGTGTCGGCGGACTTCTTCGCGACTCTGGGCTTTCAGCCGATGCTAGGCCGCGAGTTCAACCGCGATGACGAAGCTCCAAACAACACCCACGCGGTCATCCTCAGCTATGGCCTGTGGCAGCGGCGCTTCGCCGGCGACCCGAACGTTGTGGGCCAGGTCGTGCCGCTGTCGGGCGAGCCGTTCACCGTCGTCGGCGTGATGCCGCCCGGCGTTCAGCACGTCGGTGGCGATTACCGCTCGACGCCGCACGGCGAGAGCGTTGACGTGTGGTGGCCGATGGAGTTGAGCCCGAAATCGCCGCGCTTCGCCCATTTCACCAACACCGTCGGGCGCATGAAAGCGGGCGTGACCAGCGATCAAGCCGAGGCGGATTTCAACGTCATTGCCGGGCGGCTGGCCGAGCAACATCCTAACACGAACTCCGGCTGGCAGATTCGCGTCCGCCCGCTGCACCAGGAGATCGTCGGGCGGGCGCGCACGACACTTTTGGTGCTGCTGGGCGCGGTCGCCTTCGTGCTGCTGATCGCCTGCGTCAACGTCGCCAATCTCATGCTGGCACGCGCCACGACGCGCGAGCGCGAGATGGCTGTGCGTGCGTCGCTGGGTGCCGGACGAATGCGGCTGGTGCGACAACTGTTGACCGAGAGCCTGCTGATCGCTGTGCTTGGCGGCGCTGCCGGGCTGTTGTTGGCGGGCTGGCTAATTGACGCGCTCATCGCGCTCGGCCCGTCACAACTGCCTCGCCTTCAGGCGGTGAAGATGGATTGGCAAATCCTCGGCTTCACGCTCGTCGTGACGCTATTGACCGGACTGCTGTTCGGGCTGGTGCCGGCGTGGCATGGCGCGAAGCTGAACCTCAACGAGCTGCTCAAGGAAGGCGGTCGCGGCGGCACGGGCGGCGCA belongs to Blastocatellia bacterium and includes:
- a CDS encoding ABC transporter permease; amino-acid sequence: MQAIIQDLRYGLRLLLKRPGFTVVAIITLALGIGANTAIFSVVNGVLLKPLPYPHPERLVRVFESSRSQPKFPLSPGNFLDYRDQNTTLENLALYTRSDLELALGDRPEQLSAMRVSADFFATLGFQPMLGREFNRDDEAPNNTHAVILSYGLWQRRFAGDPNVVGQVVPLSGEPFTVVGVMPPGVQHVGGDYRSTPHGESVDVWWPMELSPKSPRFAHFTNTVGRMKAGVTSDQAEADFNVIAGRLAEQHPNTNSGWQIRVRPLHQEIVGRARTTLLVLLGAVAFVLLIACVNVANLMLARATTREREMAVRASLGAGRMRLVRQLLTESLLIAVLGGAAGLLLAGWLIDALIALGPSQLPRLQAVKMDWQILGFTLVVTLLTGLLFGLVPAWHGAKLNLNELLKEGGRGGTGGARQRRLRNVLVAAEVALALVLMVGAGLLLRSFAKLQQIDPGFNPEGVLTMKLSLPLARYPKGEQTVAFYKSLIERVAALPGVEDVGASSDLPWSGYDENAGFDIEGKTFPPEQGPEARFHRVTTEYFRTVGVPLIAGRWFDANDVRGKPMVILINDSMARRYWPGEEAVGKRITFADNPKDDDWMTVVGIVGDVKDFPDSPEAHPAFYWPHAQVAASEMFLAVRTNGKPLGLADSVRREVAALDKDLAVSDIRALDQVAGAALAGQRFTLLLVGLFAVTALTLAAVGIYGVMAYLVAQRTHEIGIRIALGAQTGKVLRIVIGQGMRMALAGIGVGLGAALALTRLMSSLLFGVAPTDPLVFTGIALLLTLVALLACYVPARRAARTDPMVALRYE
- a CDS encoding ABC transporter permease, which gives rise to MQTITQDLRYGLRLLLKQPGFALVAIITLALGIGANTAIFSVVNAVLLRPLPYRDAQRIVVIQELSKEGKRVQVTPANFVDWRNQNTVFEHLAAILQRPANLAGENDAERINLVMASADFFDVFGLQPERGRLFIAEDEQAGHPAIIVISHGLWQRRFGGDPEIVGRNILLDGRSYAVVGIAPAGFQYPNKTDAWVPPFKLVPTLSEAMDVNRARGFGFLSTVGLLKSGVSLQQARTEMESIIARLREQYPESNNNRFDRVDTLHTNLVGDTSTVLWLLLGAVGFVLLIACANVANLMLVRATARQKEIAIRTAMGASRGRILRQLLTESLILALAGGGLGLLLALWGVDLLTRLLPKDFPRLADINLDFAVLGFTLLVSMITGIVFGFAPAWQVSRVNLQESLKDSARGSTGGRNRLRGLFVIAEVTLSLVLLVGAGLLFRSFMRLQAVDTGFNAQQVLTLRLSPSGTNFRQDPQFVAYFQQVEERLRAVPGVQEVGLINTLPLEKGPTSAFRIEGRAPLPIDQWPSVNYRSVNPAYFSALNIPILQGRGFDSRDNMSVPLVVMINQAAADKDFAGENPVGKRLNMGGTDSRNQPIWMEIVGVAANVRSLELQEAPVPEIYTCALQDPFATMSMVIRTTIEPATIAASVREAAQEVDKAQPVSDLRTMDNIVGEAVTQPRFNLILLGVFGFIALVLSASGIYGVMSYTVTQRTHEIGIRMALGARSGDVLRMVMGQGLRLTAAGIGGGLLASVLLTRYLSSLLFGVSATDTVTFAAVALFLAGVALVASFVPARRAARTDPMVALRYE